Proteins co-encoded in one Quercus robur chromosome 8, dhQueRobu3.1, whole genome shotgun sequence genomic window:
- the LOC126695291 gene encoding plant UBX domain-containing protein 4 encodes MEAEEANPSNTNNEDLITSFCEITSSTREEALFFLESHNFHLDSAVSTFLDNDNDNANANANENIDVNPAAAVAHPIIPSDSPSPSPSPSKSPDYSPSRSRSRSPSPTPSRPPYQLRSTRRGPTPNNNDRTRGNVRTLADLNRPAREDHGSDSDEPQEYYTGGEKSGMLVQDPTKGNEVDAIFNHARQVAVDPDHLQPSSSSKSFTGTARLLSGETLPSEPQHPEVVIHTITFWSNGFSVNDGPLRRFDDPENASFLESIKNSDCPKELEPADRRTSVHVELLRRDETYPEPVKSHVAFHGVGRTLGSGTSTTTPAVSEPTVSATPLNTAPLPLTGLVVDESSPSTSIQLRLADGTRMVSRFNHHHTIREIRNFIDASRPGGVTTYQLLTMGFPPKQLTDLDQTIEQAGIANSVVIQKF; translated from the exons ATGGAAGCCGAAGAAGCGAATCCAAGCAACACCAACAACGAAGACCTGATCACCTCATTCTGCGAAATCACCTCTTCCACCAGAGAAGAAGCTCTCTTCTTCTTAGAGAGCCACAACTTCCACCTCGACTCCGCCGTCTCCACTTTTCTCGACAACGACAACGACAACGCCAACGCCAACGCCAACGAAAACATCGACGTCAACCCCGCCGCCGCCGTTGCTCACCCAATCATTCCTTCCGACTCTCCTTCTCCGTCGCCGTCGCCTTCAAAGTCACCCGACTACTCTCCCTCTCGGTCGCGATCCCGCTCGCCGTCTCCTACTCCGTCTCGGCCTCCCTACCAGCTCCGCTCCACCAGGCGTGGCCCGACCCCAAACAATAATGACCGCACACGTGGCAACGTCCGTACTCTCGCCGATCTCAACCGTCCGGCTCGGGAAGACCACGGTAGCGACTCCGATGAGCCTCAGGAGTACTACACCGGTGGCGAGAAGAG TGGAATGCTTGTCCAGGATCCAACCAAAGGTAATGAAGTGGATGCAATTTTCAATCATGCCAGACAGGTTGCTGTAGACCCTGATCACCTTCAACCATCTTCAAGCTCAAAAAGCTTTACTGGAACAGCAAGATTACTCTCAGGCGAGACACTGCCATCTGAACCTCAGCACCCTGAAGTTGTCATTCATACCATCACTTTTTGGAGCAATGGTTTCTCTGTGAATGATGGACCTTTGCGGAGGTTTGATGATCCTGAAAATGCTTCATTCTTGGAG AGCATCAAGAATTCTGATTGTCCTAAGGAGCTTGAACCAGCAGATAGGAGAACTAGTGTCCATGTTGAACTCCTGAGGCGGGATGAAACCTACCCT GAGCCAGTGAAGAGCCACGTAGCTTTTCATGGAGTGGGAAGAACTTTAGGTAGCGGCACCTCCACAACAACCCCTGCTGTCTCTGAACCCACAGTTTCTGCCACTCCCCTCAACACTGCTCCATTGCCATTAACGGGTTTAGTTGTCGATGAGTCATCACCATCAACTTCAATTCAGCTAAGATTGGCTGATGGTACACGCATGGTCTCTCGCTTCAACCACCACCATACAATCAGAGAAATCCGTAATTTTATTGATGCATCAAGACCTGGTGGAGTAACAACTTACCAGCTTCTGACGATGGGGTTCCCTCCCAAACAACTAACTGATCTGGACCAGACAATAGAGCAGGCTGGCATAGCCAACTCAGTTGTCATCCAGAAATTCTAG
- the LOC126695292 gene encoding homeobox protein SBH1-like isoform X2, producing the protein MEGGASGNGTSCMMGFEDNNMMMPLMNSGHEANSNFKPFLPLPLNTNSYGQKTSGLMPPQDIVNRMETNNSSCMTMRAKIMAHPLFLRLLAAYVNCQKVGASPEVVARLEEVYANSEAAMGGRSGTVCIGEDPGLDQFMEAYCEMLTKYEQELSKPFKEAMLFFSRIECQLKALTVSSSDSAGRNGSSGEEVDLNDNSIDPQAEDQELKTQLLRKYSGYLGSLKQEFLKKKKNGKLPKEARHRLLDWWSRHYKWPYPSESQKVALAESTGLDLKQINNWFINQRKRHWKPSEDMQFVVMDGTHPHYYMDNVMCNPFPMDCANMLLQ; encoded by the exons atggaAGGAGGAGCTAGTGGAAATGGCACTTCTTGTATGATGGGGTTTGAAGACAACAATATGATGATGCCTCTAATGAATTCTGGTCATGAAGCAAATAGTAATTTTAAGCCATTTCTTCCTCTACCTTTGAACACCAATTCTTATGGCCAAAAGACCTCTGGTTTGATGCCTCCGCAAGATATTGTGAACCGCATGGAGACCAACAATAGTAGTTGTATGACTATGAGGGCAAAGATTATGGCTCATCCTCTCTTCCTTCGACTATTGGCAGCTTATGTCAATTGTCAAAAG GTTGGGGCATCTCCTGAAGTGGTGGCTAGGTTAGAGGAGGTCTATGCTAATTCTGAAGCTGCCATGGGTGGTAGGTCAGGAACAGTTTGCATAGGTGAAGACCCTGGACTGGACCAGTTCATGGAGGCCTATTGTGAGATGCTCACCAAGTACGAGCAAGAACTCTCTAAACCTTTCAAAGAGGCCATGCTTTTCTTCTCAAGGATCGAGTGCCAGCTCAAAGCCCTAACAGTTTCTTCCTCAGATTCAGCTG GTCGAAATGGATCTTCTGGGGAAGAAGTTGATCTGAATGACAACAGCATAGATCCTCAAGCTGAAGACCAGGAACTGAAAACTCAGCTTCTGCGTAAGTACAGTGGATATCTGGGCAGTCTAAAGCAGGAATttctgaagaagaaaaagaatgggaaaTTACCAAAGGAAGCCCGGCACCGGTTGCTAGACTGGTGGAGCAGACACTACAAGTGGCCATACCCATCG GAGTCCCAGAAGGTGGCACTTGCAGAATCAACGGGTCTGGATCTGAAACAGATAAACAATTGGTTCATCAATCAGAGGAAACGCCATTGGAAGCCTTCAGAGGACATGCAATTTGTTGTGATGGATGGTACTCATCCCCACTACTACATGGACAATGTTATGTGCAATCCCTTTCCAATGGATTGCGCAAATATGCTCCTTCAATGA
- the LOC126695292 gene encoding homeobox protein SBH1-like isoform X1, whose translation MEGGASGNGTSCMMGFEDNNMMMPLMNSGHEANSNFKPFLPLPLNTNSYGQKTSGLMPPQDIVNRMETNNSSCMTMRAKIMAHPLFLRLLAAYVNCQKVGASPEVVARLEEVYANSEAAMGGRSGTVCIGEDPGLDQFMEAYCEMLTKYEQELSKPFKEAMLFFSRIECQLKALTVSSSDSAGGRNGSSGEEVDLNDNSIDPQAEDQELKTQLLRKYSGYLGSLKQEFLKKKKNGKLPKEARHRLLDWWSRHYKWPYPSESQKVALAESTGLDLKQINNWFINQRKRHWKPSEDMQFVVMDGTHPHYYMDNVMCNPFPMDCANMLLQ comes from the exons atggaAGGAGGAGCTAGTGGAAATGGCACTTCTTGTATGATGGGGTTTGAAGACAACAATATGATGATGCCTCTAATGAATTCTGGTCATGAAGCAAATAGTAATTTTAAGCCATTTCTTCCTCTACCTTTGAACACCAATTCTTATGGCCAAAAGACCTCTGGTTTGATGCCTCCGCAAGATATTGTGAACCGCATGGAGACCAACAATAGTAGTTGTATGACTATGAGGGCAAAGATTATGGCTCATCCTCTCTTCCTTCGACTATTGGCAGCTTATGTCAATTGTCAAAAG GTTGGGGCATCTCCTGAAGTGGTGGCTAGGTTAGAGGAGGTCTATGCTAATTCTGAAGCTGCCATGGGTGGTAGGTCAGGAACAGTTTGCATAGGTGAAGACCCTGGACTGGACCAGTTCATGGAGGCCTATTGTGAGATGCTCACCAAGTACGAGCAAGAACTCTCTAAACCTTTCAAAGAGGCCATGCTTTTCTTCTCAAGGATCGAGTGCCAGCTCAAAGCCCTAACAGTTTCTTCCTCAGATTCAGCTGGTG GTCGAAATGGATCTTCTGGGGAAGAAGTTGATCTGAATGACAACAGCATAGATCCTCAAGCTGAAGACCAGGAACTGAAAACTCAGCTTCTGCGTAAGTACAGTGGATATCTGGGCAGTCTAAAGCAGGAATttctgaagaagaaaaagaatgggaaaTTACCAAAGGAAGCCCGGCACCGGTTGCTAGACTGGTGGAGCAGACACTACAAGTGGCCATACCCATCG GAGTCCCAGAAGGTGGCACTTGCAGAATCAACGGGTCTGGATCTGAAACAGATAAACAATTGGTTCATCAATCAGAGGAAACGCCATTGGAAGCCTTCAGAGGACATGCAATTTGTTGTGATGGATGGTACTCATCCCCACTACTACATGGACAATGTTATGTGCAATCCCTTTCCAATGGATTGCGCAAATATGCTCCTTCAATGA